The Myxococcota bacterium genome has a segment encoding these proteins:
- a CDS encoding cold-shock protein, giving the protein MARGTVKWFSDQKGYGFIEPEDGTKDIFVHYSAIEGDGFRTLHEGQAVQFETGDGRKGPEARNVKIAAG; this is encoded by the coding sequence GTGGCGCGAGGCACGGTGAAGTGGTTCAGCGATCAGAAGGGATACGGGTTCATCGAGCCGGAGGACGGGACCAAGGACATCTTCGTCCACTACTCCGCGATCGAGGGCGACGGCTTCCGGACGCTGCACGAAGGGCAGGCCGTCCAGTTCGAGACCGGCGACGGTCGCAAGGGACCCGAGGCCCGCAACGTGAAGATCGCCGCGGGCTGA
- a CDS encoding alcohol dehydrogenase catalytic domain-containing protein, with translation MKGLVYHGHEDVRFESAPDPKIEDAHDVVVRIEKTAICGSDLHFWHGEAIAGLPPFLLGHEFAGVVEDAGSAVERFRKGDRVLVSCTVGCGRCDECRDHRYGGCSTLTGGIPYSNVFGNPLRQGGQAEAARVPFADANLFRVPDGMDYERGLFLTDVLPTGYMGAELAEVGPGDVVVVFGCGPVGTFAQRGAQLRGASQVFAVDLDDARLARARARGCTPVNPRTQDVKETVREATRGRGADCAIEAIGLPSLVAQAIDVVRFGGRVAVIGVMPAGDVALPWTTGVMGRNLTLRSALVEPQNYVPKLLPLIEQGRLDPTEIITHRLPLADGARGYEIFAAHDEDALKVVLTP, from the coding sequence ATGAAGGGACTCGTCTACCACGGGCACGAGGACGTGCGCTTCGAGTCGGCGCCCGACCCGAAGATCGAGGACGCGCACGATGTCGTCGTGCGCATCGAGAAGACCGCGATCTGCGGCTCCGATCTCCACTTCTGGCACGGCGAGGCGATCGCGGGCCTGCCGCCCTTCCTGCTCGGGCACGAGTTCGCGGGTGTCGTCGAGGACGCGGGGAGCGCGGTCGAGCGCTTCCGCAAGGGCGATCGCGTGCTCGTGTCGTGCACGGTCGGCTGCGGTCGCTGCGACGAGTGCCGCGACCACCGGTACGGCGGCTGCTCGACGCTGACGGGCGGCATCCCCTACTCGAACGTCTTCGGCAATCCGCTCCGACAGGGCGGGCAGGCCGAGGCCGCGCGCGTCCCGTTCGCGGACGCGAACCTCTTCCGCGTTCCCGACGGCATGGACTACGAGCGCGGCCTCTTCCTGACGGACGTGCTGCCCACCGGCTACATGGGTGCGGAGCTGGCGGAGGTGGGGCCGGGCGACGTCGTCGTCGTCTTCGGCTGCGGGCCGGTCGGCACCTTCGCGCAGCGCGGCGCACAGCTGCGCGGCGCGTCGCAGGTGTTCGCCGTCGACCTCGACGACGCGCGTCTCGCGCGCGCCCGCGCGCGCGGCTGCACGCCCGTGAATCCGCGCACGCAGGACGTGAAGGAGACGGTGCGCGAGGCGACGCGCGGCCGCGGCGCCGACTGCGCGATCGAGGCGATCGGCCTGCCGTCGCTCGTCGCGCAGGCGATCGACGTCGTGCGCTTCGGCGGTCGCGTCGCCGTGATCGGCGTGATGCCGGCCGGCGACGTCGCGCTGCCGTGGACGACCGGCGTGATGGGCAGGAACCTGACGCTGCGCTCCGCGCTCGTCGAACCGCAGAACTACGTGCCGAAGCTGCTGCCGCTGATCGAGCAGGGCCGGCTCGACCCGACCGAGATCATCACGCACCGCCTTCCGCTCGCGGACGGCGCGCGCGGCTACGAGATCTTCGCCGCGCACGACGAGGATGCACTCAAGGTCGTGCTCACCCCGTGA
- a CDS encoding PaaI family thioesterase — MTRARSDARPHLNQPGGRERASGHPAIRGRERELRRLADGVRRLVAATVANGADAAETARFADDAHALADRLEARCAAAPPPRYGGEPPDGVLEPHDVFPYDPVLGIYSPLALPVEMEYADGLAVGRARFTTPYEGPPGCVHGAIIAGAFDQVFNVANILGGAAGPTVRLDLAYERPTPLGADVVFEARIEEIGERRITTRGVLRHGDTVCVRAVGVFARIDRARVMALRS; from the coding sequence GTGACGCGCGCGCGGTCGGACGCGCGCCCGCACCTCAACCAGCCGGGCGGTCGCGAGCGCGCGAGCGGGCACCCCGCCATCCGGGGTCGCGAGCGCGAGCTGCGGCGCCTCGCCGACGGCGTTCGCCGGCTCGTGGCGGCGACGGTCGCGAACGGAGCGGACGCCGCCGAGACCGCGCGCTTCGCCGACGACGCGCACGCGCTCGCCGACCGGCTCGAGGCGCGCTGCGCGGCCGCGCCGCCCCCGCGCTACGGCGGCGAGCCGCCGGACGGTGTGCTCGAGCCGCACGACGTGTTCCCCTACGACCCCGTGCTCGGCATCTACAGCCCGCTCGCGCTGCCCGTCGAGATGGAGTACGCGGACGGCCTCGCCGTCGGTCGCGCGCGCTTCACGACGCCGTACGAAGGGCCGCCGGGCTGCGTGCACGGCGCGATCATCGCCGGCGCGTTCGACCAGGTGTTCAACGTCGCGAACATCCTCGGCGGCGCGGCCGGGCCGACCGTGCGGCTCGACCTCGCCTACGAGCGACCGACGCCGCTCGGCGCCGACGTCGTGTTCGAGGCGCGCATCGAGGAGATCGGCGAGCGTCGCATCACGACGCGCGGCGTGCTGCGCCACGGCGACACCGTGTGCGTTCGCGCGGTGGGCGTGTTCGCGCGCATCGATCGCGCGCGCGTGATGGCGCTGCGAAGCTAG
- a CDS encoding type II secretion system protein GspG yields the protein MKNRTTTRTRIRERGFTLIEILVGVAILAILSAALTPLVIKYINDGRRARALSDSQTIGQAIIAFNLDTGTWPVNNDANPNDAGELSRLVGLPAADINAANIPDGTGATGAGNWDGGGNGGTAGALEDHLIRNQTAALSPIYAASQSPPEPPGWNGPYLKQVPLDPWGRPYVCNVRYLDNANVAGVTDAEEDDHAVFCLSAGGNGVFETSFDDGTELQGPGGDDVGWPIQGDQTP from the coding sequence ATGAAGAACCGAACGACGACCCGAACGAGAATCCGCGAGCGCGGCTTCACGCTGATCGAGATCCTGGTCGGCGTGGCGATCCTCGCCATCCTGTCGGCGGCGCTGACGCCGCTCGTCATCAAGTACATCAACGACGGACGTCGCGCGCGCGCGCTGTCGGATTCGCAGACGATCGGCCAGGCGATCATCGCGTTCAATCTGGACACGGGAACGTGGCCGGTGAACAACGACGCGAACCCGAACGACGCGGGCGAGCTGTCGCGCCTCGTCGGGCTGCCGGCCGCCGACATCAACGCGGCCAACATCCCGGACGGCACGGGCGCGACGGGCGCCGGCAACTGGGACGGCGGCGGCAACGGAGGCACGGCCGGCGCGCTCGAGGATCACCTGATCCGCAACCAGACGGCCGCGCTCTCGCCGATCTACGCGGCGAGCCAGTCGCCGCCCGAGCCGCCGGGCTGGAACGGGCCCTACCTGAAGCAGGTGCCGCTCGATCCGTGGGGCCGGCCGTACGTGTGCAACGTCCGCTACCTCGACAACGCGAACGTCGCGGGCGTGACCGACGCGGAGGAGGACGACCACGCGGTCTTCTGCCTCTCGGCCGGCGGCAACGGCGTGTTCGAGACGAGCTTCGACGACGGCACCGAGCTGCAGGGGCCGGGCGGCGACGACGTCGGCTGGCCGATCCAGGGCGACCAGACGCCGTAG